From one Streptomyces sp. SCSIO 30461 genomic stretch:
- a CDS encoding AI-2E family transporter, whose protein sequence is MPRWLPRAMVLAFALYACFQFGSWAFHQLVGLLINILIAFFLALAIEPVVGRMAARGIRRGLATFLVFFVVMLAGVGFVVLLGSMLAGQIVDMVEDFPKYLDQVINWINQTFHTELSRVAIQDSLLRSDWLKKYVQNSASGVLDVSATVLGGLFRLLTIFLFSFYFAADGPRLRRALCSVLPPSKQTEVLRAWEIAVDKTGGYLYSRGLMALISGVAHYVLLALLGVPYAPALAVWVGLVSQFIPTIGTYLAGALPMLIAFTVNPWYALWVLCFVLVYQQFENYVLQPKLTARTVDIHPAVAFGSVIAGTALLGAVGALIAIPAVATLQAFLGAYVKRYDVTDDPRVHGHRRHGEAVVARLQRALSARREQPPAPRDSA, encoded by the coding sequence ATGCCTCGTTGGCTTCCTCGGGCCATGGTCCTGGCCTTCGCGCTGTATGCCTGCTTCCAGTTCGGCAGCTGGGCCTTCCACCAGCTCGTCGGACTGCTGATCAACATCCTGATCGCCTTCTTCCTCGCACTGGCGATCGAGCCGGTGGTGGGCCGCATGGCGGCGCGCGGGATACGGCGGGGCCTCGCCACCTTCCTGGTCTTCTTCGTGGTGATGCTGGCGGGCGTCGGATTCGTCGTGCTGCTCGGCTCGATGCTGGCGGGCCAGATAGTCGACATGGTCGAGGACTTTCCCAAGTACCTCGACCAGGTGATCAACTGGATCAACCAGACCTTCCACACCGAACTGTCCCGGGTCGCGATCCAGGACAGTCTGCTGCGCTCGGACTGGCTGAAGAAGTACGTCCAGAACAGCGCCAGCGGGGTGCTCGACGTCTCGGCGACCGTGCTCGGCGGGCTGTTCAGACTGCTGACGATCTTCCTTTTCTCCTTCTACTTCGCGGCGGACGGGCCGCGGCTGCGGCGGGCGCTGTGCTCCGTGCTGCCGCCGTCGAAGCAGACCGAGGTGCTGCGTGCCTGGGAGATCGCGGTCGACAAGACGGGCGGCTACCTCTATTCGAGGGGTCTGATGGCCCTGATCTCCGGTGTGGCGCACTACGTCCTGCTGGCGCTGCTCGGTGTGCCGTACGCACCCGCGCTGGCCGTGTGGGTGGGCCTGGTCTCGCAGTTCATACCCACGATCGGTACGTATCTGGCGGGAGCCCTGCCGATGCTGATCGCGTTCACGGTCAACCCCTGGTATGCGCTGTGGGTGCTCTGCTTCGTCCTCGTCTACCAGCAGTTCGAGAACTACGTGCTGCAGCCCAAACTCACCGCCAGGACCGTGGACATCCATCCCGCGGTGGCGTTCGGCTCGGTGATCGCGGGCACTGCCTTGCTGGGTGCGGTCGGCGCGCTGATCGCGATCCCCGCGGTCGCGACGCTGCAGGCGTTCCTCGGGGCCTACGTGAAGCGCTACGACGTCACGGACGACCCCCGGGTGCACGGCCACCGCCGCCACGGTGAAGCGGTGGTGGCCCGGCTCCAGCGTGCGCTGAGTGCCCGGAGGGAGCAGCCCCCTGCGCCGAGGGACAGCGCCTGA
- the recA gene encoding recombinase RecA translates to MAGTDREKALDAALAQIERQFGKGAVMRMGERSKEPIEVIPTGSTALDVALGVGGLPRGRVVEIYGPESSGKTTLTLHAVANAQKAGGQVAFVDAEHALDPEYAKKLGVDIDNLILSQPDNGEQALEIVDMLVRSGALDLIVIDSVAALVPRAEIEGEMGDSHVGLQARLMSQALRKITSALNQSKTTAIFINQLREKIGVMFGSPETTTGGRALKFYASVRIDIRRIETLKDGTEAVGNRTRCKVVKNKVAPPFKQAEFDILYGQGISREGGLIDMGVEHGFVRKAGAWYTYEGDQLGQGKENARNFLKDNPDLADEIEKKIKEKLGVGVSPASPSAEPGADGAGAAADEPAKSVPAPATKATKATKAAATAKS, encoded by the coding sequence ATGGCAGGAACCGACCGCGAGAAGGCGCTTGACGCCGCGCTCGCACAGATTGAACGGCAATTCGGCAAGGGTGCCGTGATGCGCATGGGTGAGCGGTCGAAGGAACCCATCGAGGTCATCCCGACCGGCTCGACCGCGCTCGATGTCGCGCTCGGCGTCGGTGGCCTGCCCCGCGGCCGTGTAGTGGAGATCTACGGCCCGGAGTCTTCGGGTAAGACGACCCTGACCCTGCACGCCGTGGCCAATGCGCAGAAGGCCGGTGGTCAGGTCGCCTTCGTGGACGCCGAGCACGCGCTCGACCCCGAGTACGCCAAGAAGCTCGGCGTCGACATCGATAATCTGATCCTCTCCCAGCCCGACAACGGCGAGCAGGCGCTCGAGATCGTCGACATGCTGGTCCGGTCCGGGGCTCTCGACCTCATCGTGATCGACTCCGTCGCCGCGCTCGTGCCGCGGGCCGAGATCGAGGGCGAGATGGGTGATTCCCATGTGGGCCTCCAGGCCCGGTTGATGAGCCAGGCGCTGCGGAAGATCACCAGTGCGCTCAACCAGTCCAAGACCACTGCGATCTTCATCAACCAGCTGCGCGAGAAGATCGGCGTGATGTTCGGCTCGCCCGAGACCACGACCGGTGGCCGCGCGCTCAAGTTCTACGCGTCGGTGCGTATCGACATCCGCCGTATCGAGACCCTCAAGGACGGCACCGAAGCGGTGGGCAACCGCACCCGCTGCAAGGTCGTCAAGAACAAGGTCGCGCCTCCTTTCAAGCAGGCCGAGTTCGACATCCTCTACGGTCAGGGCATCAGCCGCGAGGGCGGTCTGATCGACATGGGCGTGGAGCACGGCTTCGTCCGCAAGGCAGGTGCCTGGTACACCTACGAGGGCGACCAGCTCGGCCAGGGCAAGGAGAACGCGCGTAACTTCCTGAAGGACAACCCCGACCTGGCCGACGAGATCGAGAAGAAGATCAAGGAGAAGCTGGGCGTCGGAGTCAGCCCCGCCTCCCCGTCGGCAGAGCCGGGCGCGGACGGGGCGGGTGCTGCGGCCGATGAGCCCGCGAAGTCGGTGCCCGCGCCGGCGACTAAGGCGACAAAGGCCACCAAGGCGGCTGCCACGGCGAAGAGCTGA
- the recX gene encoding recombination regulator RecX: MTRRTEWPGDSPDSSRAEKELSPKDPAERARAICLRLLTGTPRTRRQLRDALHKRDIPEDVADEVLSRFEDVGLIDDAVFADAWVESRHHGRGLARRALARELRTKGVDPELIDQAVGRLDMDQEETTARELVDRKLRATRGLDRDRRLRRLAGMLARKGYPEGMALRVVRQALEEEGEDVEDLGEGLY; encoded by the coding sequence GTGACCCGGCGCACCGAATGGCCGGGCGACAGCCCCGACTCGTCGAGGGCCGAGAAGGAGTTGTCGCCCAAGGATCCGGCTGAGCGGGCGCGGGCGATCTGTCTGCGCCTGCTCACCGGGACCCCGCGCACGCGGAGGCAGCTCCGCGACGCGCTCCACAAGCGGGACATCCCGGAAGACGTCGCCGACGAGGTCCTGTCCCGCTTCGAGGACGTGGGCCTGATCGATGACGCGGTGTTCGCGGACGCCTGGGTGGAGTCCCGGCACCATGGGCGAGGTCTGGCCCGCCGCGCCCTTGCCCGCGAGCTGCGCACGAAGGGCGTCGACCCGGAGCTGATCGACCAGGCGGTCGGACGGCTCGATATGGACCAGGAGGAGACCACCGCCCGCGAGCTGGTGGACCGCAAGCTGCGGGCCACGCGCGGTCTGGACCGTGATCGCAGACTGCGACGCCTTGCCGGAATGCTCGCTCGCAAGGGATACCCCGAAGGCATGGCGCTGCGGGTGGTCCGCCAAGCCCTGGAGGAAGAGGGCGAGGACGTCGAGGACTTGGGCGAGGGCCTGTACTGA
- a CDS encoding FAD-dependent monooxygenase, with translation MDPVIVVGAGPVGLALSLALAAQGVPSVVLDEGTGKDEPRPARTVVLRADTAALLERLGCATIRDEGIRWTGWRSRRRKQELRAVALGGDELPGPVHIPQHALLRGLRDAIAETRRVTVATHSRLDTLEQDGTGVTAHTRGPGATWWRGSHLVGCDGSRSTVRKLIGVRFPGRTSVERHAVAVLRTELPWPGEAVLHRLPPWRSGGEEVTARPLPDGVWRLDWLLPARSELVTPEALVSRVRDTLAGWCDGPPQYDLVDTGVYTLHHRLARSWRVGRAFLAGDAAHLLGAVGTQGLDEGLRDIDNLAWKLAFAWHHGASEALLDSYQAERRTAVAARLRAADQSLPILRGSGGLRTYLPGAARGHDVLLTDAHLGLGALGAPPAYPNSPLAPPHTDTHTSVGTPFGAPVADTRVTAPDGTSVWLRDRLGQGRMLVVLVAPGTGVWDRRHWMSAGVMPRLDSAVDELPVRAELLVAESYPGASAHTVLLVRPDGHLVAAFNGVRPDELHTAADAARGGAAEPSQAGAGSPAGLG, from the coding sequence GTGGACCCGGTGATCGTCGTCGGCGCGGGCCCGGTCGGGCTCGCGCTGTCCCTGGCGCTGGCCGCTCAGGGCGTCCCCTCGGTGGTGCTGGACGAGGGCACGGGGAAGGACGAACCGCGACCCGCGCGTACGGTCGTGCTGCGCGCCGACACCGCGGCGCTGCTGGAGCGCCTCGGCTGTGCCACGATCCGTGACGAGGGAATCCGCTGGACCGGCTGGCGGTCGCGGCGGCGCAAGCAGGAACTACGGGCGGTGGCACTCGGCGGGGACGAACTGCCCGGGCCGGTGCACATTCCGCAGCACGCACTGCTGCGGGGGCTGCGCGACGCCATCGCGGAGACCAGGCGTGTCACAGTCGCCACCCACAGCCGACTCGACACCCTGGAGCAGGACGGCACCGGTGTCACCGCGCACACCCGCGGTCCCGGGGCGACCTGGTGGCGCGGGAGCCATCTGGTGGGCTGTGACGGTTCCCGGTCGACGGTGCGCAAGCTCATCGGCGTCCGGTTCCCGGGGCGTACGTCGGTGGAGCGGCATGCCGTGGCCGTGCTGCGCACCGAACTGCCCTGGCCCGGTGAGGCAGTACTGCACCGGCTGCCGCCGTGGCGCTCGGGCGGCGAAGAGGTGACCGCCCGGCCGCTGCCGGACGGGGTGTGGCGGCTGGACTGGCTGCTGCCGGCCCGCAGCGAGCTGGTGACCCCGGAGGCGCTCGTGTCGCGGGTACGGGACACCCTGGCCGGCTGGTGCGACGGTCCCCCTCAGTACGACCTCGTCGACACCGGGGTCTACACCCTGCACCACCGGCTGGCCCGGAGCTGGCGGGTCGGCCGCGCCTTCCTCGCCGGAGACGCGGCTCATCTGCTCGGCGCGGTCGGCACCCAGGGGCTCGATGAAGGACTGCGCGACATCGACAACCTCGCCTGGAAACTGGCGTTCGCCTGGCATCACGGCGCGTCGGAGGCCCTGCTCGACAGCTACCAGGCGGAACGGCGGACCGCTGTCGCCGCCCGGCTGCGGGCCGCCGACCAGTCGCTGCCGATACTGCGCGGCAGCGGCGGCCTGCGGACGTACCTGCCGGGTGCGGCGCGCGGGCACGATGTCCTGCTGACGGACGCTCACCTGGGGCTCGGGGCGCTGGGTGCGCCTCCCGCGTACCCCAACTCCCCTCTCGCGCCGCCGCACACCGATACGCACACCTCGGTCGGCACGCCGTTCGGGGCTCCGGTGGCCGACACCCGGGTGACGGCACCGGACGGCACGAGCGTCTGGCTGAGGGACCGACTGGGGCAAGGGCGGATGCTCGTGGTGCTGGTGGCACCCGGGACCGGGGTCTGGGACCGGCGGCACTGGATGAGCGCCGGGGTGATGCCACGGCTGGACTCCGCCGTGGACGAGCTTCCCGTGCGGGCGGAACTCCTGGTGGCCGAGAGCTACCCGGGAGCCTCCGCGCACACCGTGCTCCTGGTACGGCCGGACGGGCATCTGGTGGCGGCCTTCAACGGGGTGCGGCCGGATGAGCTCCACACGGCGGCCGACGCGGCACGCGGCGGTGCCGCGGAGCCCTCGCAGGCGGGTGCGGGAAGCCCCGCCGGCCTGGGTTGA
- a CDS encoding amino acid ABC transporter permease: protein MTSVLYDAPGPRARVRNTLYTVLFTVVLGAVGWWVYDGLSSKGQLDWIKWSPFLTSTQPYTAFIWPGLQNTLLAASLSLVIALPLGAVFGIARLSDHRWVRGVAGSVVEFFRAIPVLILMLFANAAYSDFTDISPDVRPLYAVVTGLVLYNASVLAEIVRAGILSLPRGQTDAAKAIGMRKGQMMRHVLLPQSVTAMLPAIVSQLVVIVKDTALGGVMLSFAELLSSVRPMSANYGANTIACFTIVAIIFLALNFALTSAASRLERKLRRGKKSTGTVVHIAPGGGLEPVGPGQVDGTDGQGT from the coding sequence ATGACTTCCGTTCTCTACGATGCCCCGGGGCCCCGCGCCAGGGTCCGCAACACCCTCTACACCGTCCTCTTCACCGTCGTACTCGGCGCGGTCGGGTGGTGGGTGTACGACGGTCTGAGCTCCAAGGGCCAGCTCGACTGGATCAAGTGGTCGCCGTTCCTCACGAGCACCCAGCCGTACACCGCGTTCATCTGGCCCGGTCTCCAGAACACCCTTCTGGCGGCCTCGCTCTCGCTGGTCATCGCGCTGCCGCTCGGTGCGGTCTTCGGTATCGCCCGGCTCTCCGACCACCGGTGGGTCAGGGGCGTCGCGGGCTCGGTCGTGGAGTTCTTCCGCGCCATCCCCGTGCTGATCCTGATGCTGTTCGCCAACGCCGCGTACTCCGACTTCACCGACATCAGCCCGGACGTCCGTCCGCTCTACGCCGTGGTCACCGGTCTGGTGCTGTACAACGCCTCGGTGCTCGCGGAGATCGTCCGGGCGGGCATCCTGTCCCTGCCCAGGGGCCAGACGGACGCGGCCAAGGCGATCGGCATGCGCAAGGGCCAGATGATGCGGCATGTGCTGCTGCCGCAGTCGGTGACGGCCATGCTCCCGGCGATCGTCAGCCAGCTGGTGGTCATCGTGAAGGACACCGCGCTCGGCGGCGTGATGCTCAGCTTCGCCGAACTCCTGTCGTCGGTCCGGCCGATGAGTGCCAACTACGGTGCCAACACGATCGCCTGCTTCACCATCGTCGCGATCATCTTCCTCGCCCTGAACTTCGCCCTCACCTCGGCGGCGAGTCGGCTGGAGCGCAAGCTGCGGCGCGGGAAGAAGAGCACCGGCACGGTCGTTCACATCGCGCCAGGCGGCGGCCTGGAGCCCGTGGGACCGGGCCAGGTCGACGGCACCGATGGCCAAGGCACCTGA
- a CDS encoding amino acid ABC transporter permease, whose amino-acid sequence MFDFLDMDKLLGAFWVTVQLTVYSALGSLIWGTLLAGMRVSPVPLMRAVGTAYVNVVRNIPLTVVILFASLGLYSTLGIALGAETTEVINFRLAVLGFIAYTSAFVCEALRSGINTVPVGQAEAARALGLSFTQVLRLIILPQAFRSVINPLSNVLIALTKNTTVASVIGVAEASYLMKEWIETYAALLPIAAVFAFGFICLTLPTGLILDWVSRKVAVKR is encoded by the coding sequence GTGTTCGACTTTCTTGATATGGACAAGCTTCTGGGGGCTTTCTGGGTGACGGTGCAGCTCACCGTCTACTCGGCCCTCGGCTCCCTGATATGGGGAACCTTGCTGGCCGGCATGCGGGTCAGCCCGGTGCCGCTGATGCGGGCCGTCGGCACCGCGTACGTGAACGTCGTGCGCAACATCCCGCTCACCGTGGTCATCCTCTTCGCCTCACTGGGTCTGTACTCGACCCTGGGCATCGCGCTGGGCGCGGAGACCACCGAAGTGATCAACTTCAGGCTGGCGGTGCTCGGGTTCATCGCCTACACCTCGGCATTCGTGTGCGAGGCGCTGCGGTCCGGGATCAACACCGTGCCCGTGGGACAGGCCGAAGCCGCCCGAGCCCTGGGGTTGAGCTTCACCCAGGTGCTGCGGCTCATCATCCTTCCGCAGGCCTTCCGGTCGGTCATCAACCCGTTGTCCAACGTGTTGATCGCGCTGACCAAGAACACCACCGTCGCCTCGGTGATCGGCGTGGCGGAGGCCTCGTACCTGATGAAGGAGTGGATCGAGACCTACGCCGCCCTGCTCCCGATCGCCGCGGTCTTCGCATTCGGCTTCATCTGCCTGACGCTGCCGACCGGGCTGATTCTCGACTGGGTGAGCAGGAAGGTGGCGGTGAAGCGATGA
- a CDS encoding glutamate ABC transporter substrate-binding protein — protein sequence MNVRKVTAASAVALSLALAATACGGGKKDSAGGNGGDKGGKITIGIKIDQPGIGLQTPDGKYTGFDVDVAKYVAKELGYEEGDIVFKETKSADRETAIERGDVKFIAASYSINDKRLAKVDFAGPYLLAHQDILVRADETSITKPEDLNSKKLCSVTGSTSAQNVKDKLAPKAQLQEYGGYSECLTGLENKVIDALTTDDSILAGYASQEAFKGKFKLAGFKMSNENYGIGLKKGDAELKDKINKALEKMVADGSWQKAVDANFGPAGYKNEPAPKIGNIVK from the coding sequence ATGAACGTTCGCAAGGTCACCGCCGCCTCGGCCGTCGCCCTCTCGCTCGCCCTCGCGGCCACCGCCTGCGGCGGCGGCAAGAAGGACTCCGCCGGCGGGAACGGCGGAGACAAGGGCGGCAAGATCACCATCGGCATCAAGATCGACCAGCCCGGTATCGGCCTGCAGACCCCGGACGGCAAGTACACCGGCTTCGACGTCGACGTGGCCAAGTACGTCGCCAAGGAACTCGGTTACGAAGAGGGCGACATCGTCTTCAAGGAGACCAAGAGCGCCGACCGTGAGACCGCCATCGAGCGCGGCGACGTGAAGTTCATCGCCGCCTCCTACTCGATCAACGACAAGCGTCTGGCGAAGGTCGACTTCGCGGGTCCCTACCTGCTGGCCCACCAGGACATCCTGGTCCGCGCCGACGAGACGTCGATCACCAAGCCCGAGGACCTGAACTCCAAGAAGCTCTGCTCGGTCACCGGCTCCACCTCCGCGCAGAACGTCAAGGACAAGCTCGCCCCGAAGGCCCAGCTCCAGGAGTACGGCGGCTACTCCGAGTGCCTCACCGGCCTGGAGAACAAGGTCATCGACGCGCTCACCACCGATGACTCCATTCTCGCCGGCTACGCCTCGCAGGAGGCCTTCAAGGGCAAGTTCAAGCTCGCCGGCTTCAAGATGAGCAACGAGAACTACGGCATCGGCCTGAAGAAGGGCGACGCCGAGCTCAAGGACAAGATCAACAAGGCGCTCGAGAAGATGGTCGCGGACGGCTCCTGGCAGAAGGCCGTGGACGCCAACTTCGGTCCGGCCGGCTACAAGAACGAGCCCGCGCCGAAGATCGGCAACATCGTCAAGTGA
- a CDS encoding amino acid ABC transporter ATP-binding protein — protein MATDLVVLSNVNKHFGALHVLQDIDLTISRGEVVVVIGPSGSGKSTLCRTINRLETIDSGVITIDGKPLPQEGKELARLRADVGMVFQSFNLFAHKTVLENVMLGQTKVRKTDKKVAEQKARQLLDRVGVGTQADKYPAQLSGGQQQRVAIARALAMDPKVMLFDEPTSALDPEMINEVLEVMQQLARDGMTMVVVTHEMGFARSAANRVVFMADGKIVEEAAPEEFFSNPRSDRARDFLSKILHH, from the coding sequence ATGGCAACCGACCTGGTCGTACTGAGCAACGTCAACAAGCACTTCGGCGCGCTGCACGTGCTCCAGGACATCGACCTGACGATCTCGCGCGGCGAGGTGGTCGTCGTGATCGGGCCCTCCGGGTCCGGCAAGTCCACGCTGTGCCGCACGATCAACCGCCTGGAGACGATCGATTCCGGTGTGATCACGATCGACGGGAAACCGCTGCCCCAGGAGGGCAAGGAGCTCGCCCGGCTACGCGCCGACGTGGGCATGGTCTTCCAGTCGTTCAACCTCTTCGCACACAAGACCGTGCTGGAGAACGTCATGCTGGGCCAGACCAAGGTCCGCAAGACGGACAAGAAGGTCGCCGAGCAGAAGGCGCGCCAGCTGCTCGACCGGGTCGGTGTGGGCACCCAGGCCGACAAGTACCCGGCGCAGCTCTCCGGTGGCCAGCAGCAGCGTGTCGCGATCGCCCGGGCGTTGGCGATGGATCCGAAGGTGATGCTCTTCGACGAGCCCACCTCCGCCCTCGACCCCGAGATGATCAATGAGGTGCTCGAGGTCATGCAGCAGCTCGCACGGGACGGAATGACCATGGTCGTCGTCACGCACGAGATGGGCTTCGCACGCTCCGCCGCGAACCGGGTGGTGTTCATGGCCGACGGCAAGATCGTCGAAGAGGCCGCGCCCGAGGAGTTCTTCAGCAACCCGCGCAGTGACCGCGCCAGGGACTTCCTGTCGAAGATCCTGCACCACTGA
- a CDS encoding response regulator transcription factor: MRLLLVEDDDHVAAALSAVLARHGFTVTHARNGEEALQAVLPVTDGRKPPFGVILLDLGLPDQDGYQVCGKLRKLTTTPVIMVTARSDVRSRIHGLNLGADDYVVKPYDTGELLARIHAVSRRTVSGEDSAPAADRALTLGPVTVELPTRRVSVDGEVVQLTRKEFDLLALLAQRPGVVFRREQIISEVWHTSWEGTGRTLEVHVASLRSKLRMPALIETVRGVGYRLVAPAA, translated from the coding sequence GTGAGACTTCTGCTCGTAGAGGACGACGACCATGTGGCCGCCGCTCTGTCCGCGGTGCTCGCCCGGCACGGTTTCACCGTCACCCACGCCCGCAACGGCGAGGAGGCGCTCCAGGCCGTGCTGCCGGTGACCGACGGGCGGAAGCCGCCGTTCGGTGTGATCCTGCTCGACCTCGGGCTGCCCGACCAGGACGGCTACCAGGTCTGCGGAAAGCTCAGGAAGCTCACGACCACCCCGGTCATCATGGTCACCGCTCGCTCGGACGTCCGCTCGCGGATCCACGGGCTCAACCTCGGCGCCGACGACTACGTCGTCAAGCCGTACGACACCGGCGAGCTGCTCGCACGCATCCATGCCGTCAGCCGACGAACCGTGTCCGGTGAGGACTCGGCTCCCGCCGCCGATCGCGCCCTGACGCTCGGTCCCGTCACGGTCGAACTCCCCACCCGCCGGGTCAGCGTCGACGGAGAGGTCGTCCAGCTCACCCGCAAGGAGTTCGACCTCCTCGCGCTGCTCGCGCAGCGCCCCGGTGTGGTCTTCCGACGTGAGCAGATCATCAGCGAGGTGTGGCACACGAGTTGGGAGGGCACGGGGCGCACTCTCGAAGTGCATGTGGCCTCGCTGCGCTCCAAGCTCCGGATGCCGGCTCTGATCGAGACCGTGCGCGGCGTCGGGTACCGCCTGGTCGCGCCCGCCGCGTAA
- a CDS encoding HAMP domain-containing sensor histidine kinase translates to MRTRLLPLLIVLMAAVLLALGFPLAVSLAAAEQQNVVVDRLDDTARFAAQAQFVTDGVPRQDERRERLVEELARYHDVYGMRTGVFYRSEVAMACAPEAWGIPDEGEGRRAFREALLGRRSHDPPQVWPWQDEARLVVASPVVREGDVVAVVVTDSPTGQLRSRILAGWLVIIAGESAAMLVAVGAAVRLTGWVLRPVRVLDAATHDIATGRMNSRVAASGGPPELRRLARSFNEMADNVEEVLEQQRAFVADASHQLRNPLAALLLRIELLALELPEGNEEIASVRTEGKRLAQVLDDLLDLALAEHASADLRLTDVGALAAERVAAWRLLADEKGVRLNCDGSAVTAWTDPIALSSALDAVIDNAVKFTPEGEAVTVAVSADGETSTIVITDRGPGLTDEELGRVGDRFWRSNRHQNVKGSGLGLSITRALLAAAGGSIAYAHSEPHGLRVTLTVPRTPPSDR, encoded by the coding sequence TTGCGTACCCGCCTTCTCCCTCTCCTCATCGTCCTCATGGCGGCCGTGCTGCTCGCCCTCGGCTTCCCGCTCGCCGTGAGCCTCGCAGCGGCAGAGCAGCAGAACGTCGTCGTCGACCGCCTCGACGACACCGCGCGCTTCGCCGCCCAGGCGCAGTTCGTCACGGACGGGGTGCCCCGTCAGGACGAGCGCAGGGAACGCCTCGTGGAGGAGCTGGCCCGCTACCACGACGTGTACGGAATGCGGACCGGGGTCTTCTACCGCAGCGAGGTCGCCATGGCCTGCGCCCCCGAGGCCTGGGGGATACCCGACGAAGGCGAAGGGCGCCGTGCCTTCCGTGAGGCGCTGCTCGGGCGGCGCAGCCATGACCCGCCCCAGGTGTGGCCGTGGCAGGACGAGGCGCGTCTCGTGGTCGCCTCGCCGGTGGTACGCGAAGGCGATGTCGTCGCGGTCGTCGTCACCGACTCTCCCACCGGGCAACTGCGCTCGCGGATCCTGGCCGGATGGCTGGTGATCATCGCCGGGGAGTCGGCGGCGATGCTCGTCGCCGTCGGAGCCGCCGTACGGCTCACCGGCTGGGTGCTGCGACCGGTGCGGGTACTGGACGCCGCCACCCACGACATCGCCACGGGCAGGATGAACTCACGCGTGGCGGCTTCCGGCGGCCCCCCTGAGCTGCGACGGCTGGCACGCTCGTTCAACGAGATGGCGGACAACGTCGAAGAGGTGCTGGAGCAGCAGCGTGCCTTCGTCGCCGACGCCTCCCACCAGCTGCGCAACCCCCTCGCCGCCCTGCTGCTGCGCATCGAACTGCTCGCGCTCGAACTGCCCGAGGGGAACGAGGAGATCGCCTCCGTACGCACCGAGGGCAAGCGGCTCGCCCAGGTGCTCGACGATCTGCTCGACCTCGCGCTCGCGGAACACGCGTCGGCGGACCTCAGGCTGACCGATGTCGGCGCACTGGCCGCCGAGCGGGTCGCCGCCTGGCGACTGCTCGCCGACGAGAAAGGCGTACGGCTCAACTGCGACGGCAGCGCCGTGACAGCCTGGACCGACCCCATCGCGCTCTCCAGCGCGCTCGACGCCGTGATCGACAACGCGGTGAAGTTCACACCCGAAGGCGAGGCGGTCACCGTCGCCGTGTCGGCGGACGGGGAGACCTCCACCATCGTGATCACCGATAGGGGGCCCGGCCTCACCGATGAGGAGCTGGGACGGGTCGGCGACCGCTTCTGGCGCAGCAACCGTCACCAGAACGTGAAGGGCTCCGGCCTCGGACTCTCCATCACCCGCGCACTCCTGGCGGCGGCCGGGGGATCAATCGCCTACGCACACAGCGAACCGCACGGTCTGCGGGTGACGCTCACGGTGCCGCGTACGCCCCCATCGGACCGGTAG
- a CDS encoding GNAT family N-acetyltransferase — protein sequence MHTDRLTGYEISTDPARLDSALIHRWLSQDAYWAIGRSREKQDTAIAGSLNFGLYDRASGAQTGYARVVTDLATFAWLCDVYIAPEVRGKGLGSALVTAVRDHLAPCGLRRVMLATADAHEVYAKIGFEPMSKPDKWMVLGEQ from the coding sequence ATGCACACAGACCGCCTCACCGGCTACGAGATATCCACCGATCCGGCCCGCCTCGACTCCGCGCTGATCCACCGGTGGCTTTCGCAGGACGCGTACTGGGCCATCGGCCGAAGCAGGGAGAAGCAGGACACGGCCATCGCCGGCTCCCTCAACTTCGGCCTCTACGACCGCGCGTCCGGTGCGCAGACCGGCTATGCGCGTGTGGTCACCGACCTGGCCACCTTCGCCTGGCTGTGCGATGTCTACATCGCGCCCGAGGTCCGTGGAAAGGGCCTGGGCAGCGCCCTGGTCACCGCAGTCCGCGACCACCTCGCCCCCTGCGGGCTGCGCCGCGTCATGCTGGCGACCGCCGACGCACACGAGGTGTACGCCAAGATCGGCTTCGAGCCGATGTCGAAGCCGGACAAGTGGATGGTTCTGGGCGAGCAGTGA